CTTCATTGACCAAGGCTCTATCTAGCCTGCACTCAACATGGTCAGCTCCCATTCTACCGTTCGACCAAGTGAATTGCATTCCCGTGCTTTCCACCTCAGTCAAATCACCATTCCGTATGAAATCCCTGAAATCCCTGCAGCTGCTTGTAGACGGACTTCTTCCAGTTTTCTCATGCGCTCCTGTTACGACATTAAAATCCCCCAGAACAAGCCGCTTACCACAATCCCTAACTGCTAAAACAGAGTCCCAGAGAAATCTTCTTCTGCCAGAATTGTTGTtgccataaacaaaggtgaTCTGAAAGGATTCAGTGTTCAAACTATATCTGATGGTGATATGATGCTCATGACTGACAATAGTGGCACATCTATTGCTACTACCAATCTTAGAAAAAAGCCAGATAGAATTATTTGCATTTTGTGAGATAAATTGCAAGCCAAGAGAAGTCCAGAAGACACCAGGAACTTTATCTAATTCAACCATCGGCTCAGCTAAACACACTAAATCAGGATGATTAGACCTGCAAAGAAGTCTAAGAGCCCGTTGGGTACCCTGGTTATGGATCCCCCTGCAGTTCCAGTACAGAATAATCATGTGCATTTGTCAGGAGAACGCACTCGCCCTTTCATACAAGAGTCGTTCGTTTTGGCCTTAGGTTTTTTACGGTTTGTAATCCATTCGCTGCCTTCAGCAGCAAAATCATTCACAATATTGACCTCCCTATTAGCTGATCTAATCACATGTTGTGTCCATTCCGGAGATTCAGATAAGAAGTTTACCTCATTTGGAGTATTCTTTGGCAGCTCGCCCCCCTCAAAGTCTGAATCTGATCGACTGACTATTTCATTGTAATCACCCCATCTAGCATTTTCAGCCTTGTCCCCATCGAGTGCCTTCCCCTGATCATCAGGTTTGCGCACAACCAGCTGCAGGGAGTTAGTCAAAATCTTGTCTTCATTTACGGCCTTCTCATTCTGCAAAATATCTATAGGTTCAGTATGATTCGCATGCTTGGGGCTTTCGCCCACCTCTATTCCTCTGTGGTTTTCCCTTCCGGCTCTGTTGATTATTATCAACCCTTCTTCGACATTGCGCAACGAATGTCCGATTGCCGAGCAATTACTACACAGCATCGGAAGATTCTCATATTCCAAATAGATCCATTATTTATGGTTATCCGTATCAATGCGAAGCTTGTATTGAACATCTCGAGTCAGCTCCACATCAATGAGCACTCTGGCATTGGGGGCAGTTGCCCCCACTgacatttatattttttttaaaatccaggtattaattttgaagttttagtgcTTTGCCCCGCTCAGGTTTAGGGTTTATTGGTTttataattgaggatgaagaatgattttaaatttaagattttatttttacttttttaattctgttttaaagcaaaacaacatcgttttatttaattagaactatgtcgttttatttacaacaaaaataaaaagtaaatatttaaatgtaaaactaaataggtTCTAatccctgcaaaaaaaaaaggttctaaaacaaaccatcggtctctcttactctctttaatctatttagttcttcttcctgaattcctctttcttcttaagtCTAAATTGAAATCTCTAATCCTAAgtaagattaaatcaaaatcgaCAGCCAATCCCTCCGTAATTGGATCGTTGGTCCAGCACTCCATCTAGATCCTATCTGCTTTGGTATTTTTTTGCTcctacttgaattttgatttgatatttctgctactattttacttgaacttgagctttgatccctggttttctataattattattttttggataaaaattattttagtcgtATTGTTGCCCCCATGGGGgagaaatcctggattcgcccctGCCATTAACCGCATTTTGGTCAAAGTGTATAGGAACCCCGACAGCACTAGCAATATTAGCAATGATTCTAGTATCCCAGAATTCCCACGGCAGGTTGTATAGCCTTACCCATACCTGCGCAGAGGTGGACTTGTGCAAATCCGGGTTGAAACCAGGGGTCCAAGGTGAGAATCTGATAATGCCCGGCTTCAGCGAAATTGCCCCATGACCCCAAATTGCTTGGAGTGCTCTGGCATCTGGCATGATGATTTGATAGAAACCTTTCCCAAGTGATATCAACTTCCAGTCTAGGTTTCATTTCCAAACCTGGTTCAATTTCTGTTTGAGCTCAGCGTGTCTCTAGGGCCGATCCCCTTTGTTCAGCGTGATTCTCCCAATCACCGAATGTTGTACATATTTAATTCTCTCCTCATAGATGGCCTGAGGGATTTTAACCGCCATGAAACCTCCCTCCTCGGAGATCAGCGGCTGCATCGGCGCCGGAATCGCCGTAGCAGGAATGGATTTCTTTAGGGCCTCCGCAAAGGAAGGCGAAGCCTTGGTTGAGTTCTTTTTTATTTCAGAGACATCGGAGGAAAAGCGAGCGAAAGCCTCTCTTCCGAAGTGGTGAGCGATAGCGAACGGCGCATCGCCGGCCACCTTAGAGCAAGACGCGGCCATGGATTTAGGTCATCGCCAGGAAATTCAACTAATTAAATACACCTCTCCCACACAATAGCTTGTTAATCCAAACCAAGAGAGAGCCACAAGAATCAAGAAAACCTCAACCACACCCAAACAGCAAGACAGTTCAGCGGCAAACCAGTAGATAACTGTTGTCGACCGCCGCATGGAAAACGCCGACGCCGCCAATACCCTCACCACCGGAAGGGGAAGATCTCACTGGCTAGGATTTAGTGCCGTCGCCGCCAACGCCCAAAACCTCTCCTGCGGCTTTCGCCTTATAGAGTCTGTTTTATTTTGttgactgattttttttttggtagaagtTGACTGATTTTTAAtattattctttcatttatattttatttataaatttagtaaataACAATAAATGATTTTCGTAAAAGTCAAATATTTTACGTGAAACTCAATTTCTCTGgaaattagtattttttttacgtaaatCTCATACTTTTCGTGaagttagaatttttttttatcgtaaaacaataattttatgtaaattaagtcctactttacgtaaattgacactactatACGTAAAATGGATATAActttacaaatttttgtaacTTCTTTACACTGTTACGTAAATTAGTTATTTTTCAttcaaatattaaaaataataatttcatttGTTAAttgatttctattttatttataaatttagtaaataatactaaatatttTCGTAAAAGTCAAATATTTTACatgaaacttgattttgggtaagttagtaattttttttataaaataacaagtttatgtaaatttagttttactttacgtaaattatgtctatcGGCAGAGGATTTACGTTAATTTCAAAGATTTATGTAAACCTCATACTTTTCTCGTGAAGTTAGAGATTTTTTTCGTAAAATGACAATTTTACATattactttacgtaaaattgaTATAAGTTTTACAAATTTTTGCAACTTCTTTACACTTTTATGTAAATTAGTTATTTttcgttaaaatattaataaaaataataatttgttaattattttatttataaatttagtaaataacattaaatgattttcaaaaacaTCAAACATTTTAGTGAAACTCGATTTTTTGGGAGGTTAGTAAtttgttttataaaataaattttatgtaaaCTCAGTCTTACTAATTTCCGTAACATTGcataaatttacgtaaagtaattattttttattaaatgcagaagatgtattccacgaatCTTAGAattttattacataatttaaaaattgattaaaaatgaagttattacttggatcgttttacttttttttatgacgcgtgcaatatatcttccgAATTTAACTTACTTTATTTGCAACcaaatgatcaattgattacattttgtgtaagtttagggggttaactgaacattttatgcaagttgaagggATATTAGGATACTTTTGAAAGTTTAGGcaccaatcaagttttttttggGACAAATTtagaacaaatgatataatGAAGCCTTCTAAATTTTTATAACATTTGTACAAATTCAGTAATTTACAGTTCATTTCCCAAAATTAATTTGGTGGGTCTTTAATTTTATCAGCAAGGAAATTCTTTCCAATTCAAGATCTAGCAATCTCTATCTGATTCCTACCACCACCGTAGCCGGCCAGTTTCTCCCTTTGCTAGATCGACGGCTCCAAAACCTCAACCTCTCTTCCGCTTCCTCAAATCCAGGTtctcttttattattttctttttgtgcATCTCACTTTTGTTTCAGTTTAATTTACGCAAAAATAGCTTATACAATTATTGAAATTGAAGAAGTTTTGGGCTGATTGTCTCTGCTCCAGTGCGAACATCTTGTAAATCGGAACAACAAGAAGGAATTAAATGGCGGCATTAACGACTGCATTAATAGCAGTTGCAGGAGTAATACTTGGTTGGATTGCCATTGAAATGGCTTGTAAACCTTGCCTGGAGAAAGGCCGTGAAGCCATCGATCGTTCTCTTAATCCTGATTACGATCCAGATGACGATGCCCAAATCCGCTCTCCTCtcaatcctaaccctaattaaAAACCCCCAAATTATGTTCACTCCTCTCCTTCTTCCGCTTCGATTAAATCCGTTTGATCGCTTCTTGTTTTCGATATGTATGAGATCATCGTACTCGG
The sequence above is drawn from the Euphorbia lathyris chromosome 6, ddEupLath1.1, whole genome shotgun sequence genome and encodes:
- the LOC136231829 gene encoding uncharacterized protein — its product is MAALTTALIAVAGVILGWIAIEMACKPCLEKGREAIDRSLNPDYDPDDDAQIRSPLNPNPN